A region from the Salicibibacter cibarius genome encodes:
- a CDS encoding LolA family protein, giving the protein MKKARWLSLVTLASVLLLAACGDKSQEEVIEELDETLQTMSGYQTEATMTMQTGQEPRQYDVEIAHMQNEENRYYRVELQNEDEEQNQMILRNDEGVFLLTPALNKSFRFQSDWPNNNSQIYLYESLIGDILTDTEREFAVEEDRYVFETNTNYQNQNLHQQEIVLNSDDLSPHAVRVFDEDYNTLVEVVFESFTLNETLEREEFDMDANMESGEEGEEPTAVEEEEEGATTFDVFMPSHEPANTELAESEEVETDVGKRVILTYEGDQPFTIIQQPASISAASGTSPTELGYGEPEVLGDVVGVMSEETLTWTSGGIEFIIASDSMESEEMSAIAESMTSSSAK; this is encoded by the coding sequence GTGAAAAAAGCAAGATGGCTATCTTTGGTAACATTGGCTTCGGTCTTATTGTTGGCAGCTTGCGGTGACAAATCACAAGAAGAAGTCATTGAGGAGCTGGATGAGACACTGCAGACAATGAGTGGTTATCAGACGGAAGCGACAATGACGATGCAAACAGGACAAGAGCCACGGCAATACGACGTAGAGATTGCGCATATGCAAAACGAAGAAAACCGTTACTATCGTGTAGAACTGCAAAATGAAGACGAGGAACAGAATCAAATGATTCTGCGGAATGATGAAGGTGTTTTTCTGCTCACTCCGGCACTGAATAAAAGTTTTCGGTTTCAAAGCGATTGGCCGAATAATAACAGCCAAATCTATTTGTATGAGTCGTTAATCGGGGATATATTAACAGATACCGAACGCGAATTTGCCGTGGAAGAGGATCGGTACGTATTTGAAACGAATACGAATTATCAAAATCAAAACCTTCATCAACAAGAAATTGTGCTCAACAGTGATGATTTATCCCCGCACGCGGTTCGGGTGTTTGACGAAGACTATAATACTTTAGTGGAAGTCGTATTCGAATCGTTCACGCTCAACGAAACATTGGAAAGGGAAGAATTCGATATGGATGCCAATATGGAGAGCGGGGAAGAAGGGGAAGAACCGACAGCGGTTGAGGAAGAAGAAGAGGGTGCAACAACCTTTGACGTGTTTATGCCATCCCATGAACCGGCGAATACAGAGTTGGCCGAAAGTGAAGAAGTTGAGACAGATGTAGGAAAACGTGTGATTTTAACCTATGAAGGAGACCAACCGTTTACCATTATCCAACAGCCGGCAAGCATCTCTGCCGCTTCCGGAACATCGCCAACGGAATTAGGCTATGGTGAGCCGGAAGTTTTGGGGGATGTGGTAGGTGTCATGTCAGAGGAAACACTGACATGGACGAGTGGCGGAATTGAGTTTATCATTGCTTCCGATTCAATGGAGTCCGAAGAAATGTCCGCTATCGCTGAATCCATGACATCTTCATCGGCAAAATAA
- a CDS encoding cell wall hydrolase → MKRLKWAALPLAAFFAFAGVSEANDGTHEVNEGESLWSIGIDYGVATEDIKAENGKSEDAINPGEQLEIPESSVSPEEEDLLARIIHAEAKGEPYDGKVGVGTVVLNRVAADEFPDSINGVVYEIEGGSYQFSPVMDGTLYEPADDEAKQAARDAIVFDGQGQGSTYFYNPETASNHWNATRDETISIGDHVFAR, encoded by the coding sequence ATGAAACGATTAAAATGGGCGGCTTTGCCGCTTGCCGCTTTTTTTGCTTTTGCGGGGGTTTCAGAAGCCAATGACGGTACGCACGAAGTGAACGAGGGAGAATCGCTTTGGTCGATCGGGATTGATTACGGTGTCGCGACCGAGGACATTAAAGCGGAGAATGGAAAGTCTGAAGATGCGATTAACCCCGGGGAACAACTGGAGATTCCCGAATCCTCCGTCTCACCCGAAGAAGAGGATTTACTGGCCCGCATCATACATGCCGAGGCAAAAGGCGAACCGTATGACGGCAAAGTAGGCGTCGGAACCGTTGTGCTTAACCGCGTGGCCGCTGATGAATTTCCGGATTCCATCAATGGGGTCGTCTATGAGATTGAAGGCGGGAGTTACCAGTTCAGCCCTGTTATGGATGGAACGCTCTATGAACCCGCTGACGATGAAGCGAAACAAGCCGCCCGTGATGCGATTGTCTTCGACGGCCAAGGCCAAGGATCGACCTACTTCTACAATCCTGAAACAGCATCCAACCATTGGAACGCCACAAGAGACGAGACCATTTCAATCGGGGATCACGTCTTTGCGCGTTAA
- a CDS encoding RNA polymerase sigma factor SigX produces MADRTFDRLYEQYHQSIYQFIYYMVRDRNVAEELVQDVYIKVLGSYENFDGKSNEKTWLFSIAKHLAIDYIRKENRQKRKWFGTIVSNEKIDAHDPDPLPEEIAVKKDEVRVVYEALGTCSLAHRQVLILRFIQSLSVRETAESLGWSESKVKTTQHRAIQQLRKILNTDEREEGNLETQSSRRRNRT; encoded by the coding sequence GTGGCTGATCGTACGTTTGACCGCCTCTATGAACAATATCACCAATCCATATACCAATTTATTTATTATATGGTTCGGGATCGAAATGTAGCCGAAGAACTTGTGCAAGATGTCTATATAAAAGTTTTAGGATCGTATGAAAATTTTGATGGAAAAAGCAATGAAAAAACATGGTTATTTTCAATAGCGAAGCATTTGGCGATTGATTATATTAGAAAAGAAAACCGACAGAAAAGAAAATGGTTTGGGACGATCGTGTCGAATGAAAAAATTGATGCCCACGATCCTGATCCTTTGCCTGAAGAAATTGCTGTGAAGAAGGATGAAGTGCGAGTCGTCTATGAAGCTCTTGGCACTTGTTCACTTGCTCATCGCCAAGTGCTGATTCTTCGTTTTATCCAGTCATTATCCGTCAGGGAGACAGCCGAATCGTTAGGGTGGTCAGAGAGCAAAGTTAAAACAACACAACATAGGGCCATTCAACAACTTAGAAAGATTTTGAACACAGATGAAAGGGAGGAGGGAAACCTTGAGACGCAATCATCACGAAGACGAAATCGAACGTAA
- a CDS encoding cell wall hydrolase translates to MKRLKIATLPLALFFVFIDVSMANAHIHTVDEGESLWSIGSDYGVAPEDIRELNGKPDGALHAGEELELPSSLAATSEEEDLLARLIHAEAKGEPYEGKVAVGAVILNRVADDQFPDSIHDIVHEVSPSGHYQFSPVLDGTIDEPAAEDAKQAAHEALATDGEEYEALFFYNPETADIHWNATQEELKVIGNHVFSR, encoded by the coding sequence ATGAAACGATTAAAAATCGCGACTCTCCCCTTGGCTTTGTTCTTCGTCTTTATAGACGTTTCAATGGCCAATGCTCATATACACACGGTTGATGAAGGAGAATCCCTTTGGTCGATAGGTTCGGACTATGGTGTAGCACCGGAAGATATTCGAGAATTAAACGGAAAACCTGATGGCGCCCTTCACGCAGGTGAAGAATTGGAACTTCCATCTTCGCTAGCGGCCACGTCTGAGGAGGAAGATCTTCTTGCCCGTCTCATCCACGCGGAAGCGAAAGGCGAGCCCTATGAAGGAAAAGTAGCCGTTGGAGCAGTTATTCTTAATCGTGTTGCGGATGATCAGTTCCCGGATTCCATTCATGACATTGTTCATGAGGTTTCCCCAAGCGGCCATTATCAATTTAGTCCTGTTCTTGACGGAACGATCGATGAACCGGCAGCCGAAGACGCTAAACAAGCAGCCCACGAAGCGTTGGCAACAGACGGAGAAGAATATGAGGCACTGTTTTTCTACAATCCTGAAACTGCGGACATTCATTGGAATGCCACGCAAGAAGAACTAAAAGTCATAGGGAACCACGTCTTTTCGCGTTAA
- a CDS encoding CAP domain-containing protein, which translates to MQKYLLALSAFLLVPAGAMAEEEDVRYIEGDDHKSIAVFGYAGSFNVSGEEWETVEDKIKVISEELDLQIPEDVDEGQEDKDKPADDEAEENEKEEGQPEEEPSDEEQPEQEQPEENNEGSNEEEGNDDQQEPGDGQYEEQDNEQNNDQNFETESEFEQEVVRLTNEEREAQGLQPLEAHSDLSDVARAKSEDMRDSDYFSHDSPNYGSPFDMMDEFGIDYMGAGENIAAGQQSPEQVVEGWMNSDGHRANILNEDFTHIGIGHVEGGSYGQYWTQMFITE; encoded by the coding sequence ATGCAAAAATATTTATTAGCATTGTCAGCTTTTTTACTCGTTCCGGCAGGAGCGATGGCAGAGGAAGAGGATGTCAGATACATAGAGGGGGATGATCATAAATCGATCGCCGTTTTCGGTTATGCCGGAAGCTTTAACGTCTCCGGCGAAGAATGGGAGACGGTAGAAGATAAGATCAAAGTCATTAGCGAGGAGCTCGATCTTCAAATCCCGGAAGACGTAGATGAAGGTCAAGAAGATAAGGATAAACCGGCAGATGACGAAGCTGAAGAGAATGAGAAAGAAGAAGGTCAACCGGAAGAAGAACCGTCTGATGAAGAACAGCCGGAGCAAGAGCAACCGGAAGAAAACAATGAAGGTTCCAATGAAGAAGAAGGAAATGACGACCAGCAAGAACCGGGCGACGGCCAATATGAAGAGCAAGACAATGAGCAAAATAATGATCAAAACTTCGAGACGGAAAGTGAATTTGAACAAGAAGTTGTTCGCTTGACGAATGAAGAAAGAGAAGCTCAAGGCCTTCAGCCGTTGGAAGCGCATAGCGACCTTTCCGATGTGGCCCGTGCGAAATCCGAAGACATGCGCGATAGCGATTATTTTTCCCACGATAGCCCGAATTACGGCTCGCCATTTGATATGATGGATGAGTTCGGCATTGATTATATGGGCGCGGGTGAAAATATTGCCGCCGGACAGCAATCCCCTGAACAAGTCGTTGAAGGTTGGATGAATTCGGATGGACATCGTGCCAACATTCTTAACGAAGACTTCACACACATCGGCATCGGCCATGTTGAAGGTGGCAGTTACGGCCAATATTGGACGCAAATGTTCATAACCGAATAG
- a CDS encoding rhomboid family intramembrane serine protease, with translation MFVRNESFYSFTRNYPVITTLLSIHLILFLVVTLGQWGIFPPGLFVEYYFVGFNAAIFAGEWWRLFTPIFLHLGLQHVLFNSFALFLFGPALEQMLGKVKFIAFYFLTGVTANVATLLLEDLSYRHVGASGAIYGLLGLYVYMMLFRKELIDPQSRQIVTIILFIGIIMTFLMPGINILAHLIGALSGVAFASLFLKNARPFVPYQRFRPPKDDDGSPQFNPNRWKKRRGPRVNGSWIANTLGVIFIILVIVGVLANLFL, from the coding sequence ATGTTCGTCCGTAATGAATCATTTTATTCGTTCACGCGTAACTATCCGGTCATAACAACATTACTTAGCATACATTTAATTTTGTTTCTCGTTGTAACACTCGGTCAGTGGGGGATATTTCCTCCCGGTCTTTTTGTCGAATATTACTTCGTCGGTTTTAACGCCGCGATCTTCGCCGGTGAGTGGTGGCGGCTGTTCACACCGATTTTTTTGCATCTGGGGCTGCAACACGTGTTATTTAATTCATTTGCCCTTTTTTTGTTCGGACCTGCTCTTGAACAGATGCTCGGAAAAGTAAAGTTTATTGCTTTTTATTTTCTGACCGGAGTTACGGCGAATGTTGCCACGTTGCTGTTGGAGGATCTCTCTTACCGCCATGTCGGTGCTTCCGGCGCGATTTACGGACTGCTCGGGTTATATGTATATATGATGCTTTTTCGGAAAGAACTCATCGACCCCCAAAGCCGACAAATCGTTACAATTATTCTCTTCATCGGTATTATCATGACGTTTCTAATGCCCGGCATCAACATTTTGGCACACCTTATCGGTGCATTATCAGGAGTGGCATTTGCTTCGCTGTTTTTAAAAAATGCGCGGCCGTTCGTTCCTTATCAACGGTTCAGACCACCGAAAGATGACGACGGTTCACCGCAATTTAACCCCAACCGCTGGAAAAAAAGACGAGGGCCTCGAGTCAATGGCTCGTGGATCGCTAACACATTGGGAGTCATCTTTATTATTCTCGTTATTGTAGGTGTTTTGGCAAACCTCTTTTTGTAA
- the alr gene encoding alanine racemase, which produces MDSYRGRDTWIEIDVKAIASNVKAVKTLHHPDVHIMAVVKADGYGHGAVTVARTAIEAGAEWVGVALLEEAVELREAGIEAPILVLGPINPQDASVAQRYRISITVFQSGWLTEAGSYLEPEPPLHVHLKCDTGMGRIGLTDGQTLLDMIKILKADKRFEMTGIFTHLATADEWESDYLSRQLTAFQSYVQLAKETAGHIPYVHYSNSAASLRYPGNDYNMIRFGISMYGLVPAIETATDIPVSLKPAMSLHSRLTHVKKVQPKTSISYGATYIASEEEWIGTVPIGYGDGWLRANATNGGEVLVEGERCPMIGRICMDQMMIRLPAEVPIGTKVTLIGKQKREEISIEEVSERLSTITYEIPCTLNGRIPRMYTNLDS; this is translated from the coding sequence GTGGATTCGTATCGAGGTCGAGACACTTGGATAGAAATCGATGTAAAGGCAATTGCAAGCAACGTCAAAGCAGTAAAAACGCTCCATCATCCGGATGTTCACATTATGGCAGTGGTGAAAGCGGATGGGTATGGCCATGGTGCGGTAACCGTTGCTCGAACGGCGATCGAAGCAGGGGCGGAATGGGTAGGCGTGGCTCTTCTGGAAGAAGCGGTGGAACTAAGGGAAGCAGGCATAGAAGCTCCAATTTTAGTGCTCGGTCCTATTAACCCCCAAGATGCGTCTGTTGCCCAACGATACCGCATTTCGATCACAGTTTTTCAAAGCGGATGGTTGACGGAGGCGGGCAGTTATCTTGAGCCGGAGCCACCTCTACACGTCCACCTAAAATGTGATACGGGGATGGGGAGAATTGGATTAACGGATGGACAGACATTGCTGGACATGATAAAGATACTGAAGGCTGACAAAAGGTTTGAAATGACAGGTATTTTTACGCACCTGGCAACCGCGGATGAATGGGAGAGCGATTATTTGTCTCGGCAATTAACAGCGTTTCAATCGTATGTTCAGTTGGCAAAAGAAACGGCCGGACACATCCCCTATGTTCATTACAGCAATAGCGCCGCGAGTTTGCGGTATCCTGGAAACGACTATAACATGATCCGTTTTGGCATCTCGATGTACGGCCTTGTCCCCGCGATTGAGACGGCGACGGATATTCCGGTTTCTCTAAAGCCGGCGATGTCGCTACACAGCAGATTGACACATGTGAAAAAAGTACAGCCGAAAACCTCCATCAGTTATGGAGCCACTTATATAGCAAGCGAAGAAGAATGGATCGGAACGGTGCCGATTGGCTACGGGGATGGATGGTTACGGGCGAACGCGACAAACGGGGGAGAAGTGCTTGTGGAAGGGGAGCGCTGTCCAATGATTGGCAGAATATGCATGGATCAAATGATGATCAGACTTCCCGCGGAAGTCCCGATCGGAACGAAAGTGACGTTAATCGGAAAACAGAAACGTGAAGAAATCAGCATAGAAGAAGTATCGGAACGCCTCTCCACCATTACGTATGAAATCCCCTGTACGCTAAACGGCAGGATTCCCCGTATGTATACAAACCTTGACTCCTAA
- a CDS encoding S8 family peptidase: MFHLSTVKIARAYGPLIDTHLRHALVGAIRPLRFTPCFLQNMTDNWIRSIKAFPVLVKFKRESDCYQNGSAVFQYIADAHVRCKVQQSFPRFSCQSGTLTAQALEKLCNNCDDIEKIYLNRSVSALLNTATETTRSSFLQESDITGDGATVAILDTGVHPSKDFTEPENRIVAFKDFINDRTDPYDDNGHGTHCAGSAAGNGYLSDGKYVAPAPNANIIGVKVLNKSGAGPLSNIIAGIDWCLENKDAYNIDILSLSLGSPASEPADDDPVVEAVNEAWDEGIVVVAAAGNEGPSSGTISSPGISPRIITVGALDDQNTPERADDTVASFSSRGPTIDGGTKPDILAPGVDVVAVRSPRSFLDKITKSSRVDDHYTSMSGTSMATPIVAGICAQMLELNNDWGPDDIKTRLLEGAEDMGLDENTQGAGSIDAMESAADFV, encoded by the coding sequence ATGTTTCATTTATCAACCGTAAAGATTGCCCGCGCGTATGGCCCTTTGATAGACACTCATCTTAGGCACGCATTAGTCGGGGCGATCAGGCCGTTGCGATTCACCCCGTGTTTTTTGCAAAATATGACCGATAACTGGATTCGCAGCATAAAAGCTTTTCCCGTCCTCGTCAAATTCAAGCGTGAATCAGACTGTTATCAAAACGGGAGTGCCGTATTCCAATACATCGCTGACGCTCATGTCCGTTGTAAAGTGCAACAATCGTTCCCACGTTTTTCATGCCAAAGCGGCACGTTAACCGCTCAAGCGCTCGAAAAACTATGTAATAACTGCGATGATATTGAAAAAATCTATTTAAATCGTTCCGTAAGCGCACTGCTCAATACCGCTACAGAAACGACTCGTTCCAGCTTTTTACAAGAAAGCGACATCACCGGTGATGGGGCAACCGTCGCGATCCTTGATACCGGCGTGCACCCAAGTAAAGATTTCACCGAACCGGAGAATCGCATTGTAGCTTTTAAAGACTTCATCAACGATCGTACCGATCCGTACGATGATAATGGCCACGGCACGCATTGCGCAGGGAGCGCGGCCGGGAATGGGTATTTATCCGACGGGAAATACGTAGCCCCGGCACCAAATGCGAATATTATCGGTGTCAAAGTGCTTAACAAATCAGGCGCCGGTCCATTATCAAACATCATTGCCGGCATTGATTGGTGCTTGGAAAATAAAGACGCATACAACATTGATATTTTATCCCTATCCTTGGGAAGCCCGGCCTCAGAACCTGCCGACGATGATCCGGTCGTGGAGGCGGTGAACGAAGCCTGGGACGAAGGAATCGTCGTAGTTGCCGCCGCCGGGAATGAAGGCCCGAGTTCCGGCACCATTTCTTCCCCCGGAATCAGTCCCCGGATTATTACCGTAGGTGCCCTCGACGATCAAAACACCCCGGAGCGCGCCGATGATACGGTTGCTTCATTCTCTAGTCGCGGACCGACGATCGATGGAGGAACGAAACCGGACATTCTCGCGCCGGGCGTCGATGTTGTTGCCGTTCGATCGCCGCGTTCGTTTCTCGATAAAATAACAAAATCCAGCCGCGTCGATGATCATTACACGTCCATGTCCGGCACGTCGATGGCCACACCGATCGTTGCCGGCATTTGTGCCCAAATGTTGGAATTAAACAACGACTGGGGACCGGACGACATCAAAACAAGACTGCTCGAAGGCGCAGAAGATATGGGGCTTGACGAAAACACACAAGGCGCAGGCTCCATCGATGCAATGGAAAGTGCAGCTGATTTTGTATAG
- a CDS encoding GerMN domain-containing protein: MKRPLIFAVTATMAITLAACNDAEDDSAGDNDQELPEEETEEETDDDSDIGEEPVEEPENGENGSEEASDGDTGTENGTEEEGAEEDGAEEENGAENEDGTATEDIDLLFYDDEALNMYRESHTVSADSTEELPVAAVEEWLNGPESDELTTLLSDEGVHVQYLEDQEGTAHISFSPEITDANFGSSAEIAFLDQVAHIMIQFGYDSTQFLLDGEIEESLLGHIDTSEPYTPDDSLDSYEEIDG, translated from the coding sequence ATGAAACGACCGCTTATTTTTGCTGTTACCGCCACCATGGCGATAACGCTCGCTGCATGCAACGATGCTGAAGACGATTCAGCAGGCGACAACGACCAAGAACTGCCTGAAGAAGAAACGGAAGAGGAAACAGATGACGATTCAGATATCGGAGAAGAACCGGTAGAAGAACCCGAAAATGGAGAAAATGGCTCTGAAGAGGCTTCGGATGGCGACACGGGGACAGAGAATGGAACAGAAGAGGAAGGTGCCGAAGAAGATGGAGCAGAAGAGGAAAATGGCGCGGAAAATGAAGACGGCACAGCCACGGAAGACATCGATCTTCTTTTCTATGATGACGAAGCGTTAAACATGTATCGGGAGTCTCACACAGTGAGCGCTGATTCTACGGAAGAATTGCCTGTTGCCGCGGTGGAAGAATGGTTAAACGGACCGGAAAGTGACGAATTGACAACCCTCCTCAGCGATGAGGGCGTGCACGTCCAATACTTAGAAGATCAAGAGGGCACCGCGCACATATCGTTCTCTCCGGAAATCACCGATGCCAATTTCGGTTCTTCTGCAGAAATCGCTTTTTTGGACCAAGTCGCTCACATCATGATACAGTTTGGCTATGACTCCACTCAATTTCTTCTCGACGGAGAAATAGAGGAATCCCTGCTCGGGCACATTGATACTTCGGAGCCTTACACTCCGGACGATAGTTTGGATTCTTATGAAGAAATCGACGGATGA
- a CDS encoding flagellin, which translates to MIINNNLSAMNAHRQLGVNQNNMQSSMEKLSSGEQINRAGDDAAGLAISEKMRAQIRGLDQASSNAQDGISLIQTAEGALDETHQILQRMRELAVQSANDTNQDDVDREAIQAEVDALAEEIDRISDNTTFNDQQLLNGDFEDESLTFLIGANSDENIEVNIDLMSAEALGVAGDGEGSEAITGSIAESEVEDGVETSVFTSAEGDTTAYLAEDGSWYSEVEVEDGDVVAADGASTVNVEVDEDDPEQGTIPASSGDGIDVSNQSAADAAIDQINEAINDVSTQRSDLGAVQNRLEHTISNLDNASENLQAAESRIRDTDMAQEMMEFTQSNILSQASQSMLAQANQLPQNVLQLLQ; encoded by the coding sequence ATGATTATCAACAACAACCTAAGCGCGATGAACGCGCACCGTCAACTGGGCGTCAACCAGAATAACATGCAAAGTTCCATGGAGAAGTTGTCCTCAGGCGAGCAAATCAACCGTGCGGGAGATGACGCGGCAGGGCTTGCCATCTCCGAAAAGATGCGGGCACAAATCCGTGGCCTCGATCAAGCAAGTAGTAACGCCCAAGATGGCATTTCTTTAATTCAAACTGCTGAAGGGGCATTGGATGAAACACACCAAATCTTACAACGAATGAGAGAATTGGCCGTGCAATCTGCGAATGATACCAATCAAGATGACGTCGATCGCGAAGCCATTCAAGCAGAAGTTGATGCCCTCGCTGAAGAGATTGATCGTATATCGGACAACACAACATTCAATGATCAACAACTACTCAACGGGGATTTTGAAGATGAATCTTTGACTTTTCTTATCGGGGCAAATTCCGATGAAAATATTGAAGTGAACATCGATTTGATGTCTGCGGAAGCATTGGGCGTAGCAGGCGATGGAGAAGGTTCTGAAGCGATTACCGGGAGCATTGCAGAATCGGAAGTGGAAGATGGGGTAGAAACATCTGTTTTTACTAGTGCAGAAGGAGATACCACCGCCTATCTTGCTGAAGATGGATCTTGGTACAGTGAAGTCGAAGTGGAGGATGGGGACGTTGTTGCAGCAGACGGAGCCAGCACAGTGAATGTTGAAGTCGATGAGGATGATCCTGAGCAGGGTACGATCCCCGCATCAAGTGGCGATGGTATTGATGTTTCAAATCAAAGTGCGGCTGATGCTGCCATTGATCAAATTAACGAAGCCATAAACGATGTCTCCACTCAACGTTCTGATTTGGGTGCCGTACAAAATCGTCTCGAGCATACAATTTCCAACCTTGATAACGCATCCGAAAACCTTCAAGCGGCAGAATCTCGCATTCGAGACACGGATATGGCTCAAGAAATGATGGAATTCACACAAAGCAACATTCTTTCACAAGCCTCCCAGTCCATGCTTGCACAAGCCAACCAATTGCCGCAAAACGTCCTTCAGTTGTTGCAATAA
- the acpS gene encoding holo-ACP synthase → MIVGTGIDIAECKRMEMVISRQPRFISRILTVEEQKRLDEMTDRRKIEFITGRFAIKEAFAKANGSGIGEAINWKDVEVFHTEGGAPLLICPKLDDSIHVHASISHSRDYAIGQVILETV, encoded by the coding sequence ATGATTGTAGGCACCGGCATCGATATTGCGGAATGTAAAAGAATGGAAATGGTTATTTCAAGGCAACCCCGTTTCATATCAAGAATTTTAACAGTGGAAGAACAAAAAAGGTTGGATGAAATGACTGATCGCCGAAAAATAGAATTTATCACCGGAAGATTCGCGATTAAAGAGGCATTCGCAAAAGCGAATGGAAGCGGGATCGGCGAAGCGATCAATTGGAAAGACGTGGAGGTTTTTCATACAGAAGGCGGGGCGCCTCTGCTGATTTGCCCAAAGCTCGATGATTCAATCCACGTGCACGCCTCCATTTCTCATTCCCGCGACTATGCAATCGGTCAAGTCATTTTGGAGACAGTTTAG
- the trhA gene encoding PAQR family membrane homeostasis protein TrhA, translating into MFTKKEEIANAVTHGIGSLLSIAALVLLIVYATHIGTPLHIVSVSIFGATMLLLYVCSTLVHSFPKGKAKNLFEILDHSSIYLFIAGTYTPVLFHALDGALSWALFGIIWGLAITGIVFKALFVKRFRVLSTLIYIVMGWIIVIAWGPLAAVVPTGGLVLLLIGGVFYTTGAFFYLWGRFPYHHAIWHIFVIAGSAAHFFAILFYVIPL; encoded by the coding sequence ATGTTCACGAAAAAAGAAGAGATAGCAAACGCGGTCACCCATGGGATCGGAAGCCTTCTGAGCATCGCGGCGCTTGTGCTGCTCATTGTTTACGCGACCCACATCGGCACCCCTTTACACATCGTCAGTGTTTCCATTTTCGGCGCCACGATGTTGTTGCTTTATGTATGCTCGACGCTCGTCCATAGTTTTCCGAAAGGGAAAGCAAAAAACCTGTTTGAAATCCTCGATCATTCTTCGATCTACTTGTTTATTGCCGGGACGTATACCCCAGTCCTTTTCCATGCCTTGGATGGCGCTTTAAGTTGGGCATTGTTTGGCATCATATGGGGGCTCGCGATCACCGGGATTGTGTTTAAGGCCCTTTTTGTTAAACGATTTCGCGTGTTGTCTACGCTCATTTATATTGTGATGGGGTGGATTATCGTTATCGCTTGGGGCCCCCTTGCCGCTGTAGTTCCAACGGGTGGATTAGTGTTACTCCTCATCGGTGGCGTTTTCTACACGACAGGCGCATTTTTTTATCTGTGGGGCCGCTTTCCTTATCATCACGCCATTTGGCACATCTTTGTCATTGCCGGGTCCGCTGCCCACTTTTTCGCGATCCTATTCTATGTTATCCCCCTTTAA
- a CDS encoding TVP38/TMEM64 family protein gives MDKGKIKGIFVGIAVIVIVYMASQVGDAWSPARLRDYIEGFGIFAPLLFLLLSGLRPIFFAPASVVGFVGGLLFGLWGGAVLTIIGSLFAAALGYFMAQYLGGRWIEKKMQGGRLLVFRNQLLRYGFYYVLFLRLFPMLSFDLISYVCGFAQTPFLKYITATAIGILPGVIVFTLMGTSVAAGDTEMLLLILGIVLILLIAGLIYYTVKRRSGNI, from the coding sequence ATGGACAAGGGAAAGATAAAAGGGATCTTCGTTGGCATTGCTGTCATCGTCATCGTTTATATGGCCTCGCAAGTCGGCGATGCCTGGAGTCCGGCACGTCTTCGTGATTATATCGAAGGATTTGGGATTTTTGCGCCGCTGTTATTTCTTCTTCTCAGCGGATTGCGGCCCATCTTTTTTGCCCCCGCTTCCGTTGTTGGTTTTGTCGGCGGGCTGCTTTTTGGTCTGTGGGGCGGAGCGGTACTCACCATCATCGGTTCGCTCTTTGCGGCGGCATTGGGTTATTTTATGGCTCAGTACCTCGGGGGCCGGTGGATAGAAAAAAAGATGCAAGGCGGGCGGTTGCTTGTCTTTAGAAACCAACTGTTACGCTACGGGTTTTATTACGTGTTATTTTTACGGCTCTTCCCGATGCTTAGCTTTGATCTAATCAGTTATGTTTGCGGATTCGCGCAAACGCCTTTTCTTAAATATATCACGGCGACAGCAATCGGCATTTTGCCTGGAGTTATCGTTTTCACCTTAATGGGCACCAGTGTAGCCGCCGGGGACACGGAAATGCTGCTTCTTATTCTTGGGATCGTGTTAATTTTGCTTATTGCCGGGTTGATTTACTATACTGTCAAACGACGTTCCGGTAATATATAA